The genomic segment TGTCTTCGAACGCCTAGCTGGATGTGGATCAGGGGCGGCAATAACCGTGCTGTTGCACGCGGCGCGTTTCAGGACCTGTTGCCGGCGAAGGTGTTCAATCGCCGCAGCAAGGGCACGTTGATCGGCTTCCTGGGAGAGGCCTATCAGCGAAACAAGTTGCAGATGGAGGCTTTCTTGCTGGACGGCCATCTCGCTTCGAAGGGCCTCATCGATGCGGATGCACTCCGGGCCTTCAACAGGACACAGATGCCGTCCCGCGACAGATCGTTTACGCGAGTTCTCGATCTCTGCCGGGTCGAAAACTGGATTCGGCAGCAAGACAGTTCACGGTGACGTGGCCGCGTGCTCTTCCCCCGAGTGCGTTCGCATCTTCCGCCAGTAATCGTACTGAGTGCGCTTTCCCACAGCTTGGTCCTCGTGCCCTTTCAGCCAGAATCGAAACCAGTCGAGGTTCCGTTCGTACGCAGCAAGTTTGTGCCGAGGCTGAAATTTCTGGTGTGGCTCGTGGGGAAACACATAGACATCCGCGCGGTTCGCGCGTGACAGCGGCACGGCGTAGTCCACTGAGTGCATGAACTCCTGCTCCGGCAACTGCATGAGTATCGGTGCCTTCAACTTGTCCAGATTGAGATCGGGCGCAATCAGCTTCCACTGCTCCTGCGTTTCATCTGGAGCCCCGAGTTGCCAGTAGGACTGCAGGCCCGCGTGGAATCTATCGCCCATCAGGCTGCCTAGGCGGTAGTACTGCGTCGAGATCCCGGGCGATGCGACGGATGCGGCGGTCAGGAGGTCCGAGTGCATCAGCGTCCAGAAGGTGGTCTCTGCGCCGAAGCTAAGCCCTCCCATCCCCACACGCGCGGGATCGACAATTCCTTCGCTCGCAAGCAGCTGCACTGCACCGCGCACCGCAGAAAGGCCGGCGTCGTAGCGCTCTCGCGCGTTGAGCTGATAAGGAGCGGCGTTGATACAGAGCGCGGCTATTCCCTGCTCGGCAAAGGACAGTAGAGGCCACTCATCCCCTACCCCGCCGCGCACGAATCCGGTGCACAGGTAGTAGTTGATGAACAAGGGTGCGGTACGCCCGGCGTCTGCCTTAGGCAGGTAGAGCTGGCCTGTGAAAGCCTGACCGTGATCGTCCTGCCACTGGAGCAACCTGATCTCCGGTCCATTGGCGATCGCATGGGCGAGTCCCACATTCGGGTCGAAGAGGACGTCCTGCATGCCCGATTCGAGATCGATCTGCACAAGGCGTGGTGGGCGGCGAGCATCTGCAGCCACGCAGACCAAATGATGCTGCGACAAGCCACATGGGCTGGACCGCGCTCGGCCTCCGCTGAGCAGTCCATCCGAGCTGGCAACCTCTGTGACCTGGTCATTCCGTACGTTCCACAAGAGTAGGGCTTGGCCCAACCCGCGAGCAGGGTCGGTCACCGTGTACACAACGTCGTCCGAGCCGGGTCGCCACTGGATGCCGGTGATCTGCCGGCCTACGCACAAGGCGGCGTCACAAACCTTGGGTGATTGCGCAGCGCCATGCAGTACCGACAACTGGACGTCCGGCTGCTCCAACAGACCGCGTCCGTCGCCCACACGCGTCAAGACGGCAGTGCGCGTGCCATCTGGCTCGCTCGCAGCTTGCCAGTGCGCGCCAGGCTTGGCGCCTGCTAAGACAGCGAGCGCGGGTCCGCCCGGACTCTCCACTCCCACACTGGGCCGCACCTCACCTGTCCCCACGTCGAGGGTCACCCAACGGCTCGTCGCGT from the Luteimonas fraxinea genome contains:
- a CDS encoding Atxe2 family lasso peptide isopeptidase; translated protein: MDSLFTVGWTASHARTRLLLLRVAAPVLLAVTSTAAVSAEGNALSPRRLVEVTDLSAPTISPSGRQLAFRSEQASVERNDYDCFWFVQSLEGGAAPVRVASCGTLSRNSAGEVSTPLVQWSPDGRWIYFLAMLDGRVDVWRAAADGSGAFPVTQDAADVQEFRLHASGHLLDYRVGAERERVLRAEADEYSRGIRIDASVPLGQNLFRSGTVDGRPATQRLGEWFDRVSLLHDATSRWVTLDVGTGEVRPSVGVESPGGPALAVLAGAKPGAHWQAASEPDGTRTAVLTRVGDGRGLLEQPDVQLSVLHGAAQSPKVCDAALCVGRQITGIQWRPGSDDVVYTVTDPARGLGQALLLWNVRNDQVTEVASSDGLLSGGRARSSPCGLSQHHLVCVAADARRPPRLVQIDLESGMQDVLFDPNVGLAHAIANGPEIRLLQWQDDHGQAFTGQLYLPKADAGRTAPLFINYYLCTGFVRGGVGDEWPLLSFAEQGIAALCINAAPYQLNARERYDAGLSAVRGAVQLLASEGIVDPARVGMGGLSFGAETTFWTLMHSDLLTAASVASPGISTQYYRLGSLMGDRFHAGLQSYWQLGAPDETQEQWKLIAPDLNLDKLKAPILMQLPEQEFMHSVDYAVPLSRANRADVYVFPHEPHQKFQPRHKLAAYERNLDWFRFWLKGHEDQAVGKRTQYDYWRKMRTHSGEEHAATSP